A section of the Ornithodoros turicata isolate Travis unplaced genomic scaffold, ASM3712646v1 Chromosome33, whole genome shotgun sequence genome encodes:
- the LOC135373863 gene encoding uncharacterized protein LOC135373863 isoform X2 encodes MADKAKVPTPLSDAIETAKLLSHMTELCSLVVQRLDAGSVSSPQAQAPLRLNLPDLYSRASFHEMGCAVSSQDADLPESVRKTTRHLIPVWVSCTSDHRQRNLLYNQHHRDWDLRLAEVAFATRTTVNRSTGFTPAFLNLGQEAPFSVEIALGLRHGATRPPYSTFAEDLRSRLDDAARTARENLDVARLEQARQYNHGRRNLTYSVGDLVPRRTHPLSDASRGFAASLADRCDGPFEVSVCFSGLTYRLHFGAVSPAKRLGQFISQT; translated from the exons ATGGCTGACAAGGCGAAGGTGCCCACGCCGCTGTCAGACGCCATCGAAACTGCAAAACTCCTGTCACAcatgacggagttgtgctcgttggtggttcaacgcctggatgccgggtcggtttcgtcgccgcaggcacaagcacctctacgactcaacttaccg gatctgtacagcagagcatcatttcacgaaatgggttgtgctgtttcctctcaggacgctgacttgcCAGAGAGTGTGCGAaaaactactcgacaccttaTACCGGTTTGGGTTTCCTGCACAAgtgatcaccgacaacgcaacctactttacaa ccagcaccaccgtgattgggatcttcgcctggctgaggtggcgttcgctacacggacgacggtcaacaggtctacaggcttcaccccggcattcctgaacttgggacaaGAGGCCCCTTTTTCAGTGGAGattgctctgggcctccggcatggtgctacccggcctccttattcaacgtttgctgaggacctccggagtcgactggacgatgcagcccggacggctcgggagaacctggacgtcgcaaggttggagcaggctcgccagtacaaccatggacgtcggaacctcacctacagcgtcggtgacctcgtccctcgacggactcacccgctaagtgatgcgtcacgaggctttgcagcttcactcgcagataggtgcgatggccccttcgaggtaagtgtgTGCttctccggcctcacttacaggcttcacTTCGGCGCTGTGTcaccggcgaagagactgggccagttCATATCTCAGACATGA
- the LOC135373863 gene encoding uncharacterized protein LOC135373863 isoform X3 produces MTSPAIRRDFQEWFKNEFLPPDYEYSVLEELHKRTQHPEESLSEFIRALQDLYSRASFHEMGCAVSSQDADLPESVRKTTRHLIPVWVSCTSDHRQRNLLYNQHHRDWDLRLAEVAFATRTTVNRSTGFTPAFLNLGQEAPFSVEIALGLRHGATRPPYSTFAEDLRSRLDDAARTARENLDVARLEQARQYNHGRRNLTYSVGDLVPRRTHPLSDASRGFAASLADRCDGPFEVSVCFSGLTYRLHFGAVSPAKRLGQFISQT; encoded by the exons ATGACCTCACCGGctatcagacgg GATTTCCAGGAGtggttcaaaaacgaatttcttcccccggattatGAATACAGTGTCCTAGAGGaattgcataagcgtactcaacatcctgaggaaagcttatctgaattcattcgggcattgcaggatctgtacagcagagcatcatttcacgaaatgggttgtgctgtttcctctcaggacgctgacttgcCAGAGAGTGTGCGAaaaactactcgacaccttaTACCGGTTTGGGTTTCCTGCACAAgtgatcaccgacaacgcaacctactttacaa ccagcaccaccgtgattgggatcttcgcctggctgaggtggcgttcgctacacggacgacggtcaacaggtctacaggcttcaccccggcattcctgaacttgggacaaGAGGCCCCTTTTTCAGTGGAGattgctctgggcctccggcatggtgctacccggcctccttattcaacgtttgctgaggacctccggagtcgactggacgatgcagcccggacggctcgggagaacctggacgtcgcaaggttggagcaggctcgccagtacaaccatggacgtcggaacctcacctacagcgtcggtgacctcgtccctcgacggactcacccgctaagtgatgcgtcacgaggctttgcagcttcactcgcagataggtgcgatggccccttcgaggtaagtgtgTGCttctccggcctcacttacaggcttcacTTCGGCGCTGTGTcaccggcgaagagactgggccagttCATATCTCAGACATGA
- the LOC135373863 gene encoding uncharacterized protein LOC135373863 isoform X4 produces MTSPAIRRDLYSRASFHEMGCAVSSQDADLPESVRKTTRHLIPVWVSCTSDHRQRNLLYNQHHRDWDLRLAEVAFATRTTVNRSTGFTPAFLNLGQEAPFSVEIALGLRHGATRPPYSTFAEDLRSRLDDAARTARENLDVARLEQARQYNHGRRNLTYSVGDLVPRRTHPLSDASRGFAASLADRCDGPFEVSVCFSGLTYRLHFGAVSPAKRLGQFISQT; encoded by the exons ATGACCTCACCGGctatcagacgg gatctgtacagcagagcatcatttcacgaaatgggttgtgctgtttcctctcaggacgctgacttgcCAGAGAGTGTGCGAaaaactactcgacaccttaTACCGGTTTGGGTTTCCTGCACAAgtgatcaccgacaacgcaacctactttacaa ccagcaccaccgtgattgggatcttcgcctggctgaggtggcgttcgctacacggacgacggtcaacaggtctacaggcttcaccccggcattcctgaacttgggacaaGAGGCCCCTTTTTCAGTGGAGattgctctgggcctccggcatggtgctacccggcctccttattcaacgtttgctgaggacctccggagtcgactggacgatgcagcccggacggctcgggagaacctggacgtcgcaaggttggagcaggctcgccagtacaaccatggacgtcggaacctcacctacagcgtcggtgacctcgtccctcgacggactcacccgctaagtgatgcgtcacgaggctttgcagcttcactcgcagataggtgcgatggccccttcgaggtaagtgtgTGCttctccggcctcacttacaggcttcacTTCGGCGCTGTGTcaccggcgaagagactgggccagttCATATCTCAGACATGA
- the LOC135373863 gene encoding uncharacterized protein LOC135373863 isoform X1 yields MADKAKVPTPLSDAIETAKLLSHMTELCSLVVQRLDAGSVSSPQAQAPLRLNLPVALVRDATCCLLLQLEFTSFQDFQEWFKNEFLPPDYEYSVLEELHKRTQHPEESLSEFIRALQDLYSRASFHEMGCAVSSQDADLPESVRKTTRHLIPVWVSCTSDHRQRNLLYNQHHRDWDLRLAEVAFATRTTVNRSTGFTPAFLNLGQEAPFSVEIALGLRHGATRPPYSTFAEDLRSRLDDAARTARENLDVARLEQARQYNHGRRNLTYSVGDLVPRRTHPLSDASRGFAASLADRCDGPFEVSVCFSGLTYRLHFGAVSPAKRLGQFISQT; encoded by the exons ATGGCTGACAAGGCGAAGGTGCCCACGCCGCTGTCAGACGCCATCGAAACTGCAAAACTCCTGTCACAcatgacggagttgtgctcgttggtggttcaacgcctggatgccgggtcggtttcgtcgccgcaggcacaagcacctctacgactcaacttaccg gttgctttggtcaGAGACGCCACCTGCTGCCTTCTGTTGCAATTGGAGTTTACATCCTTTCAGGATTTCCAGGAGtggttcaaaaacgaatttcttcccccggattatGAATACAGTGTCCTAGAGGaattgcataagcgtactcaacatcctgaggaaagcttatctgaattcattcgggcattgcaggatctgtacagcagagcatcatttcacgaaatgggttgtgctgtttcctctcaggacgctgacttgcCAGAGAGTGTGCGAaaaactactcgacaccttaTACCGGTTTGGGTTTCCTGCACAAgtgatcaccgacaacgcaacctactttacaa ccagcaccaccgtgattgggatcttcgcctggctgaggtggcgttcgctacacggacgacggtcaacaggtctacaggcttcaccccggcattcctgaacttgggacaaGAGGCCCCTTTTTCAGTGGAGattgctctgggcctccggcatggtgctacccggcctccttattcaacgtttgctgaggacctccggagtcgactggacgatgcagcccggacggctcgggagaacctggacgtcgcaaggttggagcaggctcgccagtacaaccatggacgtcggaacctcacctacagcgtcggtgacctcgtccctcgacggactcacccgctaagtgatgcgtcacgaggctttgcagcttcactcgcagataggtgcgatggccccttcgaggtaagtgtgTGCttctccggcctcacttacaggcttcacTTCGGCGCTGTGTcaccggcgaagagactgggccagttCATATCTCAGACATGA